The window ATTTTATAAATAAGTTTCTTCCTTTTACATCAATTACCTCTTCAATCATTATTTATAAGCTTGGATTTTTTGTGTCGTTAAATTCTTTTAAAAGGTTGGCAAAAACGGTTTCTACAGGAAGAACTTCATCAATTAAAGCCGAAACCTGGCCAATTTCCAGTTCCCCTTCTTCCATATCACCTTCAAACATTCCCTTTTTTGCTCTTGCTCTGCCTAGAGAAGCCACCAAAGCTTCAGCATTTCGCCCTACATTATATATTTCTTCTAATTCGTTGAAGAATTTATTTTTAACCATTCTTACAGGCGCCAATTCTTTTAAAGTAAGAAGCGTATCACCTTCATTCAGCTCTGTAATTTTCTTTTTCCAGTTTTCGTGAGCACTTGCTTCCTGTGTTGCTGCAAAACGGCTTCCAATCTGCACTCCGTCTGCTCCTAAAATCATGGCGGCTTTCATTTGAGAACCTAAAGCAATTCCTCCAGCAGCAATTAATGGTTTAGAAATATGTTTTTTCACATTTGGAATCAGGCAAAAAGTAGTGGTTTCATCTCTTCCATTATGACCTCCCGCTTCAAAACCTTCTGCAACAATGGCATCAACTCCTGCATCTTCACATTTAACTGCAAATTTGGTTGAAGAAACTACATGAGCTACTTTTACACCTTCTTTTTGAAGCATTTCTGTATACGTTTTAGGGCTTCCGGCAGAAGTGAAAACTATTTTCACGCCTTCTTCAAGAATTATATTGATTATTTCTTCTAAATTCGGATAAAGCAGGGCGACATTTACACCAAAAGGTTTATCGGTAGCTTTCTTGCATTTCTGAATATTTTCTCTTAAAATATCAGGATACATACTTGCTGAGCCAATCAATCCTAAGCCTCCACAATTGGAAACTGCCGAAGCCAACTTCCAACCTGAATGCCAAATCATACCGGCCTGAATAATGGGATATTTAATATTAAAAAGTTCTGTGATTCTGTTTTTATTTTCGCTCATTTCATGAAGCTTTTTAGCGGAGTTGAAATCTATAAAATTACTCATAAGGTAAAAGTAGTAAAAACGCAGATTCTATGCTACATCTGCGAATTATTTTCA is drawn from Chryseobacterium muglaense and contains these coding sequences:
- a CDS encoding NAD(P)H-dependent flavin oxidoreductase; amino-acid sequence: MSENKNRITELFNIKYPIIQAGMIWHSGWKLASAVSNCGGLGLIGSASMYPDILRENIQKCKKATDKPFGVNVALLYPNLEEIINIILEEGVKIVFTSAGSPKTYTEMLQKEGVKVAHVVSSTKFAVKCEDAGVDAIVAEGFEAGGHNGRDETTTFCLIPNVKKHISKPLIAAGGIALGSQMKAAMILGADGVQIGSRFAATQEASAHENWKKKITELNEGDTLLTLKELAPVRMVKNKFFNELEEIYNVGRNAEALVASLGRARAKKGMFEGDMEEGELEIGQVSALIDEVLPVETVFANLLKEFNDTKNPSL